The genomic region TTTGAAAGAAACATAATTCTTTTGACTAAGTCATGAAAGGCTTGTTTCACTTGTTTGTTCCTCAGAGTATATATAAATGGGTTTAACATGGGAGAAATGGAAGTTGTGAGTATTGATACCCCTTTATTAATAGTCATTTCATTTTTTGCTGAAGGTTTAATGTAGATAAAGATGCAGCTGCCATAGGTGATGGAAACCACAATCATGTGGGAAGAACAGGTGGAAAAAGCTTTTGTCCTTTGCTGAGCAGAGGGGAATCCTAGAATTGTTTTAATGATATACAAGTAggacaaaaacacacacacaagtgtcACAATGAAAATTAATACAGAGCAAACAATAACCATCTGCTCTAAGAACCATGTATCTGAGCATGAGATTTCCAGTATTGGATTAGCATCACAAGCAAAGTGATCAATGGAATTTTTGTCACAAAATTCCAGATCCAATCCCATGAAAATTGGTGGCAAAATAATCAACAAAGTAGTTATCCAGCAGGAGAGGAGGAGCCTTTTGCACACTTTGTGGTTCATGATTATCATGTAATGCAGTGGCTTGCAAATGGCTACATATCGATCATAAGACATGGTGGCTAAGAGAAAAAATTCTGTTACTCCAAAAACATCTGTAAAAAATAGTTGACATGCACATGCATTATAGCTAATGGTTCTGTCACCTGTTGATAGACTGTATAAAAATCTAGGAATACAAGCAGAAGTGAATGAGATTTCTAAGAATgaaaaattttggagaaaaaggTACATTGCAGTTTTAAGATGAGAATCCACTAAGGTGAGGATGATGATGGTCAGGTTTCCAATAGCACTCAACATGTAGGtgataagtaaaaatataaagagtAGAATCTTTAGCTGAGGGTCATCTGTCAAACCCAGGAGGATAAAGCTGGTAATTGATGTATGATTTCTCATTCCTGACTTCTAACTTATTCCAGTTTGCCTATAagattaaaagaaataagaactgAGATGAGAAATATAGACACaaaagagtctcactcatctatggattttaagaaaaataaaagacattattgtgataatgcccagagaccatAGATATAAGGGCTGAAGGACCtgctcaggatatgaagctcacagTAAAGAGTTGGTCCCCTAACCACtgacactatcatgacaatgttaatgagagaagtagaaagcctgtctcacaTACAGGCAGGAGGTAAGGGACAGGGGAGAtgtgggacattgttggtgggaaagtttcactggtgaaggggatattttttatgactgaaactcaactaaacatgtttgtaatcatggtgcttaaataaagatattattaaaataaaagaaagaaggggccggagagatagcacagcagtagggcatgcaATATGACAGTGGTtaggatcctggcatcccatatggtcccccgagcctgccaggagctatttctgagtatagagcttggagtaaccctcgagcgctacagagtgtgaccccaaacccaaaaataaataaataaataaatattctataaaaataataagtaaaagaaaaaattaaagctgCTTATCATTTGTATTGAGTCAATTTGATAACTACTGTTTAAATCTTTATGGTCTTAGCTCTGTTTCAATATAATTTGGTAGATATGACATATGATTTAAAATAACTAGCAAAAACGTGTTAATACATCCAATTTTGATAGTAGCACAGTATAAATGCTTACCCACACACAATACTAGCTCATCAATATCAAAAAAGACATAATATGCTTAGCTTCCTGCACATTgatgatttttctcatttaatataaCAAGACTAGAGAgttagtacaatggataagataATTGCCTCACAGCCAACCCTgattgatccccaacatcacttGTGGCCCATGGTACCCCACCAGGAGaaatcactgagtacagagccaggagtaagtcccaagcacagccagatatggccaactcacccaccaaaataaaaatgaataagtaatTTATCACCAAACTGATCTtatattcttttgaatatttcaacccataatttttaaataatttaaggaTTTTATACCTATTTCccctaatattaataaaatatatttattttaacttatacTTTATAATAGATTTATCATATTATTCTATTCCTAatggtattgtaaaccacagagcaTCCTTTCTAAGAATTTCTCTATACTCATTAATTGAAAGCTTAGCATTTTATCATTTGCTTGAAGgatttttcatgaaaaatttgaaaacacaTGAAAGGTGGTGATGCCACAAGTGTTTTCATATGTGAAAGCACTTGAAAAATGTTccatttcacagaaaaaaaaacagtaattaagctacaaagaatttttaaagtaaCAAGTAGCATACATAGATTTTGTTGATAAGGCTTTGTACTTGAATCTATATAATGTTAAAACCAATATAaccttaacaaaaatattttaaatcaacatTCGTTTTGCCATATCATACATTCAACAGAGAacattaaaaattgttaaaaaaaaaaaaaacatttttttccttgagtaacaactaccatgaaaCTGAATTTCAGACCTTGAGTTAGTTCTACATAATATATACTCACAGATCTATATAAAGGtacattgtttttttcttttttgtttttgtttttgtgctgtaCTTTGtagagctcagaggttattcctagctttgcacttaAGAATGACTCCTAggtgactcaggggaccatagtgaataccaggaattaaacacAGTTGTCCAAGTGCATTTTACTAATTTTACTAATTCTCTagctaaaaaatatatcatttttatattgactcaattttaataatattctgaCACCTAATTTTTGCCATATCCTAACTTTAATTTAGCAATTTAAGAAAAATCTTAAGTGGAGGAAGTATTTTGAGTGACTCTTAAATGACACCATAAAATAGCTACTCAGCAATTTAAAAAGACCtacactgagaaaaataaaaaaacattataaacTAAGATTAAGGACTCTGAATTTCTACATACAGACCAAACACTACTGTAAGAGAGTTTTCTTAATTGAGTCAACTAACAATGCTAAGATCCTTTGAAATGATTTCATTCCCCTAAGtgaaatagtttttctttaaacttttactTAACAATAGTATGATAGTATAGAAAACCCAGTATGAAACCCAATATGGAAAACCCAGCTTGATCACCAATCAATATAGAGTGCCACAAGCACTGACAGAAGAAAGCACTGAGCAGCTCCAGGTGTGactacaaaactaaacaaaatttcaATTAATGATGTAAATCTTTCAGTTAACTGTTTGAAAATGGGACTTTTAATTGGGGTAGAGAGTATTGGGTTTCCGAATCATATCTGGAGGTTCAGGAGGCTACATCTAGTATGTGCTAGGGGCTGCTTTGCAATGCACAAGAGATAATTGGTTTCACGGATCAAATatgcagcatgcaaaacaagcaccttaactcttaAAATATCTCCAGCTAAACCAGTGTTTTTTGAGAGGAGTGAAAAATCTCTATTGActacatgctcttttttttttttttttctggtttttgggccacacccggcggtgctcaggagttacttctggctgtctgctcagaaatagctcctggcaggcacgggggaccatatgggacaccgggattcgaaccaaccacctttggtcctggatcagctgcttgcaaggcaaacgccgctgtgctatctctccgggcccaacatgcTCATTTTTCATAATGAATAGCTCAGAGTTTGCTGGATCTTTAGAGAGATAGAAGATTGACCCTGATTATCAGATAATCAAGACACTCACAAGAATTTAAAcaatatgcacacaataataaatataaataatagaagtAGCATAATAAACTGAATAATAGATTATATAGAAAAgcatcatacatacatacatattcctTTTATCAATCTTGAGATAGTTCCCACATGTCTCTGTACTTCAATTTTGGTACATCCAATTGGTGCCTTACAGGATTCAGATACTTTAGGTCAGTTCTTtccttctaaatatttttaaattaagttaatgatatcattttgtttatgtttactTCTTAAGTCATACAAAGAGCTGAAGATGTTCAGAAATGcaagatataataattatattagttGATCATTGTCCATTTTAGCCCTTTGACCCTTCTATTTTTAGGCTAGCTTCAGCCTAATTTATAAGCCTTTTCCTTTCAAAGACATTGACTAATTCAAATTTATAACTTGTTTTTACTACAAATATATTCACTATTCACACTTATGCAGTTTTGGTAAAGCATATGAAACTATTTCTATAATAGTTTTAGATTATTTAACTCTTAACACCATGAGAAAAttaaatgactaaataaataCATCTGTCTAGACTTCTTTGTGAACTATAGGCCACTCTGAACTATATGCTTATCCACACTCACCTCACAGCAGCTCTCTGATGGTCTGACttatctgatcattttatttctaacaaATGGTCAAGACTTTTCTATGAAAGCTTTTGTGTGGTTTTGAAAGTTAGTTACTACTTCAAGGTCTGTAGATCTACCAGAATTTCTGTCTGATTTGCAAAGATGTGTCTTCAGGACCTTCCCAGAGAAAATAAGACTTTTTCCAATAAGATAATGAGACTGATTACAATTTATTTGCCAATCTTGAAAACAAGTGTTTAAACACAAATCCTAAGTGAATTAGTTTCCCAAAGTCATTAATGAATCTTTCATGTAATCTTCAGCAAAGATCCTAAAACATGCCGCCTCAGGGACAGTATCCTCAGAGGATTAGATTCCACAGTGTCATTTAGCAGAGgtcttatattaaaataaatcctgagaacagatgaagtggcccataaaagaaaataaagttattaattaattaatatataataaaataaccattttacccTGTCTTTTGTTCAATAACATCTCTAAGAGCTAGCAGATGCTAATAGAATACAATGAACTTTTTTCTTCCtgcaacatattttaatatatatttaaattgaatcactgtaagaAATAGTCAttcatgattttcagttatacaatgttctaacacccatccctgcTCCACACCTGCAATATATTTTTACCTGctagttataaataaaaattaaattaagatttcAAAATAGAAAAGTTATAGCCACAGTGAACATTTCATACTACACCTTTCAAGACGCTttggatataaataaataaataatttcttcgTTCACCAATATAAAGACATTCTGTGGAAGAAGAGGACTTCTCCCTATTTTAATGAATTTCTATGTTTACTTTGCattataacataataatattttGGCTGTTATAGAActggaaaatgaatgaatgaatataatatattaaattcaaaACTGAAATGCCAGTGTTATATCcaaatattaagataaaaataagttttaaattattttgacaatTAAAATTGtctaataattaaaatgataaaataatattattgagtatatatcaatatttatttttgaaattttctatcataattttaaattaatccaGGGACCTTAAACCTTGtgatattttatctaattttcatAATGGTAAAATACTACCTTGAACTGATTTATGAActgatcaatattttttttttttttggtttttgggccacacccggtaacgctcaggggttactcctggctatgcgctaagaagtcgctcctggcttgggggaccatatgggacgccgggggatcgaaccgcggtccgtctcctaggctagcgcaggcaaggcaggcaccttacctccagcgccaccgcccggccccctgatcaatatttttattataaatttacattttgttttttcaaataaaGTATAAGTGTGAAGCATAATGCCTTCATTACAAAAATCTATGCCTATTATATTTTTCCATGTAGTGAGCATTAAATTGTTGCTATATGTGATAAATTTTACAACATGTCTGTTAGGTATGCTGCAGATATTTGCCCAGTTTTCTGTtgatctttcattttgtttttctattttcttttttgtttgtttgttttttggttgtttttttgttgttgatggtttgcttttgtttaggggctacacccggtaacgctcaggagttattcctgactatgcgctcaaaaatcgctcctggcttggggaaaccatatgggactccagggatcaaactgaagttcgtcctggatcagcagcgtgcaaggcaaaagctcttccactacactatcgctctggcctctatttttgctattttcttgACAACGATTCTCACatttcatttaagaaaaaaacttaaatgttCCTAATAgaacttgtttaatttttctaattttctacacACTTTATACATTTAAAGTTTTGTCTCTCTAAGGCTTTTTGTTtcacaacaaaattaaatatttcaattaaacCTTTGATAATTTTCTCTCAAGTTATTCATAAATTTGACTTCTTAAGAAGATATATATGTCTTTGATAAACAGACCTATCAAATGAAATTTATCTATTTAAGAAGTTGGGGCTgagcaaatagcacagcagtagggcatttgccttgcaggcggccattCTAGAAGGGACCTTGTttagatcccctggagtcccatatggtccctcagccaggagcaatttctgagtccatagccaggagtaaaccctggctatgacagggcatggcccaaaaagcaaaaataaaataaaataaaataaataaaatagaaagaaagagaagagaagaaagaaagaaagaaagaaagaaagaaagaaagaagaaagaagaaagaaagaaagaaaagaaagaaagaaagaaaaagaaagaaagaaagaaagaaagaaagaaagaaagaa from Suncus etruscus isolate mSunEtr1 chromosome 11, mSunEtr1.pri.cur, whole genome shotgun sequence harbors:
- the LOC126023044 gene encoding olfactory receptor 6C2-like, translating into MRNHTSITSFILLGLTDDPQLKILLFIFLLITYMLSAIGNLTIIILTLVDSHLKTAMYLFLQNFSFLEISFTSACIPRFLYSLSTGDRTISYNACACQLFFTDVFGVTEFFLLATMSYDRYVAICKPLHYMIIMNHKVCKRLLLSCWITTLLIILPPIFMGLDLEFCDKNSIDHFACDANPILEISCSDTWFLEQMVIVCSVLIFIVTLVCVFLSYLYIIKTILGFPSAQQRTKAFSTCSSHMIVVSITYGSCIFIYIKPSAKNEMTINKGVSILTTSISPMLNPFIYTLRNKQVKQAFHDLVKRIMFLSKN